Proteins encoded within one genomic window of Amorphus orientalis:
- a CDS encoding feruloyl-CoA synthase, whose translation MTALSAKIGDRPAMFAEPRVDVEERADGSFILRSPVPLPEPARCVGTWLVDWARRDPERVFLAERPTPDVPWRTLSYGAAYDQVMRIATWLLKRDLSPEHPVVVLSENGIDHAVLALAAMHIGVPVATISTAYSLMSEDHQKLKDMVAFLQPGVIYVSDADAYGPALAALSDVTEARIVASAGGRSSHGAVLEFDALFEERDDDAVNRAFDAVGQDTIARFLFTSGSTGTPKAVINTQRMLTSNQEAKALTWPFLAEEPPVIVDWLPWSHTFGANHNFNMVLRNGGSLYIDRGKPMPGAIDTTVANIKEIGPSLCFNVPRGYDMLVSAMREDRELRERFFGSVRLIFYAAAALPQNIWHALEELSVETCGRVTPMVGSWGTTETAPLATDCHFQAERSGNIGIPVPGTELKLVPNAGKLEIRVRGPNITPGYWKSPELTAKAFDDEGFYITGDAVKLADANAAEAGLFFDGRITEDFKLSSGTWVYVGDLRVHGIAALDPVAQDIVVTGHDRDRVGFLIFPNVVACRRLAGLPEDASLADVIAHPAVRQRVAEGLAALKQDGGGSSRYAARARLLDHPPLVDAGEITDKGYINQRAVLTRRADDVEKLYGDDPEAFVSA comes from the coding sequence AGCTTCATCCTCCGCTCGCCTGTGCCGCTCCCCGAGCCTGCCCGCTGCGTCGGCACCTGGCTTGTGGACTGGGCCCGTCGCGACCCCGAGCGGGTCTTTCTGGCGGAGCGCCCGACCCCGGACGTCCCCTGGCGGACATTGAGCTACGGGGCCGCCTACGACCAGGTGATGCGGATCGCGACCTGGCTTCTGAAGCGCGACCTGTCGCCGGAGCATCCGGTCGTCGTTCTGAGCGAAAATGGCATCGACCATGCCGTCCTGGCGCTCGCGGCGATGCATATCGGCGTGCCCGTCGCCACCATCTCCACCGCCTATTCGCTGATGTCGGAGGATCACCAGAAGCTGAAGGACATGGTCGCATTCCTCCAGCCCGGCGTGATCTACGTGTCCGACGCCGACGCCTACGGTCCTGCGCTCGCGGCGCTCTCCGACGTCACCGAAGCCCGCATCGTGGCCAGCGCCGGCGGCCGTTCGAGCCACGGCGCCGTCCTGGAATTCGACGCCCTGTTCGAGGAGCGCGACGACGACGCCGTGAACCGGGCGTTCGACGCGGTCGGCCAGGACACCATCGCCCGCTTTCTCTTCACCTCCGGCTCCACCGGAACGCCAAAAGCGGTGATCAACACCCAGCGCATGCTGACCTCCAACCAGGAGGCGAAGGCGCTGACCTGGCCGTTCCTGGCCGAAGAACCGCCGGTGATCGTCGACTGGCTGCCCTGGAGCCACACCTTCGGCGCCAACCACAACTTCAACATGGTGCTGAGGAACGGCGGATCGCTCTATATCGACCGCGGCAAGCCGATGCCCGGCGCCATCGACACGACCGTGGCCAACATCAAGGAAATCGGCCCCTCGCTCTGCTTCAACGTCCCGCGCGGCTACGACATGCTGGTCAGCGCCATGCGCGAGGACAGAGAGCTGCGCGAACGCTTCTTCGGTTCGGTACGGCTGATCTTCTACGCCGCCGCCGCCCTCCCCCAGAACATCTGGCACGCCCTGGAGGAACTCTCGGTGGAGACCTGCGGCCGGGTGACGCCGATGGTCGGTTCCTGGGGCACCACGGAGACCGCACCGCTGGCGACCGACTGCCACTTCCAGGCCGAACGCTCCGGCAATATCGGCATTCCCGTTCCCGGGACCGAACTCAAGCTGGTGCCCAACGCCGGCAAGCTGGAAATCCGCGTGCGCGGCCCGAACATCACGCCCGGCTACTGGAAAAGCCCGGAGCTGACGGCGAAGGCCTTCGACGACGAGGGCTTCTACATCACCGGCGACGCGGTGAAGCTCGCCGACGCAAACGCCGCCGAAGCGGGTCTCTTCTTCGACGGGCGGATCACCGAGGACTTCAAGCTCTCGTCGGGAACCTGGGTCTATGTCGGGGACCTGCGCGTGCACGGCATAGCCGCGCTGGATCCGGTCGCCCAGGACATCGTCGTGACGGGTCACGACCGCGACCGGGTCGGTTTCCTGATCTTTCCGAATGTGGTCGCCTGCCGCCGTCTGGCCGGGCTCCCGGAGGACGCGAGCCTGGCGGACGTCATCGCCCATCCGGCGGTCCGCCAGCGCGTCGCGGAAGGGCTGGCGGCACTCAAGCAGGACGGCGGCGGCAGCTCGCGCTATGCCGCCCGCGCCCGGCTGCTGGACCATCCGCCGCTGGTCGACGCCGGCGAGATCACCGACAAGGGCTACATCAACCAGCGCGCCGTGCTGACCCGCCGGGCCGACGACGTCGAAAAGCTCTACGGCGACGACCCCGAGGCGTTCGTGTCCGCATGA